The proteins below are encoded in one region of Thunnus maccoyii chromosome 24, fThuMac1.1, whole genome shotgun sequence:
- the kynu gene encoding kynureninase isoform X1 gives MDANGPPVSVMDPFIGSTPRETLERVSASLGCSPTSAEVATYLDKHDKLRHLRGEFLVPKIADLPPSDLSLVDGTKECIYLVGNSLGLQPKMARKYLEEELEKWAKTGVHGHTEGSRPWAWAENNIEELMANIVGAKTEEVAIMNGLTVNLHLLMLSFYKPTATRHKILLEDKAFPSDHYAVESQIRLRGFDPQQSMLLLSPRPGEETLRTEDILEVIEKEGDSIAVVMFSGVQYYTGQLFNMAAITEAGQRKGCYVGFDCAHAAGNAELKLHDWGVDFACWCSYKYINSGAGGLAGAFIHEKHKHTVKPALLGWWGHDLKTRFQMNNVMELQPGVSGYRLSNQPILLVCPLQASLEVFNMTSMQALRRKSLLLTGYLEYLIQHYYSKDPYRPHKPHVHIITPSDPQQRGCQLSLSFSVPIRKVFQELEKRGVACDMREPSVLRIAPVPLYNSFSDVHRFIETLGSSLAASSQ, from the exons ATGGAT GCCAACGGCCCTCCAGTCTCAGTAATGGACCCGTTCATCGGCTCAACTCCGAGAGAAACTCTGGAGCGAGTTTCAGCCTCGCTGGGCTGCAGTCCCACCTCCGCAGAAGTGGCTACTTACCTTGACAAACACGACAAACTGCGACACCTCAGGGGGGAATTTCTGGTGCCCAAAATTGCAGATTTGCCTCCTT CTGATCTCTCGTTGGTCGATGGCACCAAAGAATGCATCTACCTGGTGGGAAACTCGTTGGGGCTTCAGCCCAAAATGGCCAGGAAGTACCTGGAAGAGGAGCTGGAGAAGTGGGCCAAAAC GGGTGTCCATGGTCACACAGAAGGCTCTCGACCTTGGGCGTGGGCTGAAAACAACATAGAGGAACTCATGGCTAATATTGTTG gagctaaaactgagGAGGTGGCGATCATGAACGGCCTGACTGTTAATTTACACCTTCTAATG CTCTCCTTCTACAAACCCACAGCGACTCGCCACAAAATCCTTCTAGAGGACAAGGCATTTCCTTCAGATCAT TACGCTGTAGAATCTCAGATCCGACTGCGAGGATTCGACCCTCAGCAGagcatgctgctgctgtcacccAGACCG GGAGAGGAGACTCTGAGGACGGAGGACATCCTCGAGGTGATCGAGAAGGAGGGCGACTCTATCGCCGTGGTGATGTTCAGTGGAGTTCAGTACTACACCGGACAACTGTTCAACATGGCTGCCATCACTGAGGCTGGTCAGAGGAag gGCTGTTACGTTGGTTTTGATTGCGCTCACGCGGCCGGCAACGCCGAGCTGAAGCTGCACGACTGGGGGGTCGACTTCGCCTGCTGGTGCTCCTACAAG TATATAAATTCAGGTGCTGGTGGTTTAGCTGGAGCGTTTATCCACgagaaacataaacacaccgtCAAACCAGC GTTGTTGGGATGGTGGGGACACGACCTGAAGACTCGGTTCCAGATGAATAATG TGATGGAGCTGCAGCCCGGAGTGAGCGGATACAGGCTGTCGAACCAGCCCATCCTGCTGGTCTGCCCGCTGCAGGCCAGTTTAGAG GTGTTCAACATGACCAGCATGCAGGCGTTACGCAGGAAGTCTCTTCTGCTGACGGGCTACCTGGAGTATCTGATCCAGCACTACTACTCCAAAGACCCCTACCGCCCCCACAAACCTCATGTCCACATCATCACGCCCTCTGACCCCCAGCAGAGAGGCTGCCAGCTCTCGCTCTCCTTCTCCGTCCCCATCCGAAAAGTCTTCCAGGAGCTGGAGAAGAGGGGAGTCGCT TGTGACATGAGGGAGCCCAGCGTGCTTCGCATCGCTCCGGTGCCGCTCTACAACTCCTTCAGCGACGTTCATCGCTTCATAGAAACCCTCGGATCATCTCTCGCCGCCAGCAGCCAGTGA
- the kynu gene encoding kynureninase isoform X2: MDPFIGSTPRETLERVSASLGCSPTSAEVATYLDKHDKLRHLRGEFLVPKIADLPPSDLSLVDGTKECIYLVGNSLGLQPKMARKYLEEELEKWAKTGVHGHTEGSRPWAWAENNIEELMANIVGAKTEEVAIMNGLTVNLHLLMLSFYKPTATRHKILLEDKAFPSDHYAVESQIRLRGFDPQQSMLLLSPRPGEETLRTEDILEVIEKEGDSIAVVMFSGVQYYTGQLFNMAAITEAGQRKGCYVGFDCAHAAGNAELKLHDWGVDFACWCSYKYINSGAGGLAGAFIHEKHKHTVKPALLGWWGHDLKTRFQMNNVMELQPGVSGYRLSNQPILLVCPLQASLEVFNMTSMQALRRKSLLLTGYLEYLIQHYYSKDPYRPHKPHVHIITPSDPQQRGCQLSLSFSVPIRKVFQELEKRGVACDMREPSVLRIAPVPLYNSFSDVHRFIETLGSSLAASSQ; the protein is encoded by the exons ATGGACCCGTTCATCGGCTCAACTCCGAGAGAAACTCTGGAGCGAGTTTCAGCCTCGCTGGGCTGCAGTCCCACCTCCGCAGAAGTGGCTACTTACCTTGACAAACACGACAAACTGCGACACCTCAGGGGGGAATTTCTGGTGCCCAAAATTGCAGATTTGCCTCCTT CTGATCTCTCGTTGGTCGATGGCACCAAAGAATGCATCTACCTGGTGGGAAACTCGTTGGGGCTTCAGCCCAAAATGGCCAGGAAGTACCTGGAAGAGGAGCTGGAGAAGTGGGCCAAAAC GGGTGTCCATGGTCACACAGAAGGCTCTCGACCTTGGGCGTGGGCTGAAAACAACATAGAGGAACTCATGGCTAATATTGTTG gagctaaaactgagGAGGTGGCGATCATGAACGGCCTGACTGTTAATTTACACCTTCTAATG CTCTCCTTCTACAAACCCACAGCGACTCGCCACAAAATCCTTCTAGAGGACAAGGCATTTCCTTCAGATCAT TACGCTGTAGAATCTCAGATCCGACTGCGAGGATTCGACCCTCAGCAGagcatgctgctgctgtcacccAGACCG GGAGAGGAGACTCTGAGGACGGAGGACATCCTCGAGGTGATCGAGAAGGAGGGCGACTCTATCGCCGTGGTGATGTTCAGTGGAGTTCAGTACTACACCGGACAACTGTTCAACATGGCTGCCATCACTGAGGCTGGTCAGAGGAag gGCTGTTACGTTGGTTTTGATTGCGCTCACGCGGCCGGCAACGCCGAGCTGAAGCTGCACGACTGGGGGGTCGACTTCGCCTGCTGGTGCTCCTACAAG TATATAAATTCAGGTGCTGGTGGTTTAGCTGGAGCGTTTATCCACgagaaacataaacacaccgtCAAACCAGC GTTGTTGGGATGGTGGGGACACGACCTGAAGACTCGGTTCCAGATGAATAATG TGATGGAGCTGCAGCCCGGAGTGAGCGGATACAGGCTGTCGAACCAGCCCATCCTGCTGGTCTGCCCGCTGCAGGCCAGTTTAGAG GTGTTCAACATGACCAGCATGCAGGCGTTACGCAGGAAGTCTCTTCTGCTGACGGGCTACCTGGAGTATCTGATCCAGCACTACTACTCCAAAGACCCCTACCGCCCCCACAAACCTCATGTCCACATCATCACGCCCTCTGACCCCCAGCAGAGAGGCTGCCAGCTCTCGCTCTCCTTCTCCGTCCCCATCCGAAAAGTCTTCCAGGAGCTGGAGAAGAGGGGAGTCGCT TGTGACATGAGGGAGCCCAGCGTGCTTCGCATCGCTCCGGTGCCGCTCTACAACTCCTTCAGCGACGTTCATCGCTTCATAGAAACCCTCGGATCATCTCTCGCCGCCAGCAGCCAGTGA